In the Paenibacillus sp. FSL H7-0357 genome, one interval contains:
- a CDS encoding winged helix-turn-helix transcriptional regulator has product MKQYHLGIEATLEIIGGKWKSLIICLLMPGAKRTSELQRNIQGISQKVLIQQLRELEADGLVRRYVYPQMPPKVEYSLTEYGVTANKIVDVMCTWGKENIKMRQRQGEDIVLLEDKSPEPF; this is encoded by the coding sequence ATGAAGCAATATCATCTGGGCATAGAGGCAACACTTGAAATCATCGGTGGAAAGTGGAAATCTCTGATCATCTGCTTACTGATGCCCGGTGCGAAGAGAACAAGCGAATTACAGCGCAATATTCAAGGCATTTCACAAAAGGTTCTGATCCAGCAGCTTCGGGAACTTGAGGCGGATGGACTCGTCAGAAGATATGTATACCCGCAGATGCCGCCAAAAGTCGAATATAGCCTCACGGAATATGGAGTTACAGCCAATAAGATCGTTGACGTTATGTGTACTTGGGGAAAAGAGAACATTAAAATGAGACAACGGCAAGGAGAAGATATCGTCTTGCTGGAGGATAAGTCACCGGAACCATTTTGA
- a CDS encoding AraC family transcriptional regulator: MPRKKKPVIEYRHYSLPIHFPVLLLSGDRWRISDIKSEHLHFHNHLEIGICYSDSGIMEIKGEAVPFKAGDVTFLPRYLPHTTYSSPDTASLWSYLFFSPEELFQHSFKSAYSSFEPNLWRVQGKNCILNKEQYPKVYSLATSVVEELKQQKPYYQESAYGLLLSLYIELLRIHSTNEPLAEQETEHSMKGYFAISPALEYITKNYMTPITIDFLADSCHLSTTHFRRKFHEIMGTAPLDFLSSTRIEEACKQLKSTDDSILSISEQVGFRSISSFNRCFSRLLGESPKQWRKGAQSEAQSAKASILEFTGWV; this comes from the coding sequence ATGCCCAGAAAAAAGAAACCTGTCATCGAGTACCGCCATTACAGCTTGCCTATCCATTTCCCTGTCCTGCTGTTAAGCGGCGACCGCTGGAGGATTTCCGATATCAAAAGCGAACATCTCCATTTCCATAACCATTTGGAGATTGGCATTTGCTATTCAGATAGCGGCATTATGGAGATCAAAGGAGAAGCCGTCCCCTTTAAAGCCGGAGATGTGACCTTCCTCCCCAGATATCTCCCCCATACCACGTACAGTTCGCCTGATACGGCGAGTCTGTGGTCCTATCTCTTTTTTTCACCGGAGGAGCTGTTTCAGCATTCCTTCAAAAGTGCCTACAGCAGCTTCGAGCCGAACCTGTGGAGAGTGCAGGGAAAGAACTGTATTTTGAATAAGGAGCAATATCCCAAGGTCTATTCTCTTGCCACGTCGGTCGTAGAGGAGCTCAAGCAGCAGAAGCCCTACTACCAAGAAAGCGCTTACGGATTGTTGCTGTCTCTCTATATAGAATTGCTTAGAATTCATTCCACAAATGAACCGCTGGCTGAACAAGAAACTGAGCATAGTATGAAGGGCTATTTCGCCATTTCGCCAGCTCTGGAGTATATCACGAAAAACTATATGACCCCCATCACCATTGATTTCCTGGCGGATTCATGCCACTTAAGCACAACGCATTTCCGCAGAAAATTCCATGAAATTATGGGAACGGCACCTCTCGATTTCCTGAGCAGCACCCGAATCGAAGAGGCCTGCAAGCAGCTAAAAAGCACGGATGATTCCATTCTCTCGATCTCTGAGCAGGTCGGATTTCGTTCTATTTCCAGCTTCAACCGCTGCTTCTCCAGGCTCCTGGGAGAGTCGCCCAAACAATGGCGTAAAGGGGCACAGTCCGAAGCACAGTCGGCGAAGGCGTCGATATTGGAGTTTACGGGGTGGGTGTGA